In Cyprinus carpio isolate SPL01 unplaced genomic scaffold, ASM1834038v1 S000006738, whole genome shotgun sequence, the following proteins share a genomic window:
- the LOC109075661 gene encoding trace amine-associated receptor 1-like gives MEVRVNISQNGIWEKPFLCYEFSNRSCQKFVYPLETRILLYILFSVSSIVTIIGNLLVIITVIHFKQLHTATNYLILSLAVADLLVGGVVMPPSMLRSIETCWYLGDLFCKIHSSLDVTLCTTSILNLCIISLDRYYAICHPFQYHSKMTSLATLVMIIICWTVSAALGFGMIFMELNILGIEDFYYENVQCDGGCLILHSREAASVMSLICFYVPAFVMLCVYLKILHAAQRQVQAIQSVNSEFKKEGKATKTLAIVMGVFLTFWIPFFLCNLIDPFIGYSVPPLLFDLFLWVGYYNSTCNPIVYAFFYSWFRHAFRVILSKAIFQTNSSRTILL, from the coding sequence ATGGAAGTCCGAGTCAACATCAGTCAAAATGGAATATGGGAAAAGCCTTTTCTCTGTTATGAGTTTAGTAACAGGTCTTGTCAGAAGTTTGTCTATCCTTTGGAAACCCGGATATTGCTCTACATCCTTTTCAGTGTCTCTTCAATTGTCACAATCATAGGAAACCTGCTTGTGATCATTACGGTCATTCATTTCAAGCAGCTTCACACAGCAACTAACTACCTCATCCTGTCTCTGGCCGTGGCTGATCTGCTTGTAGGAGGAGTTGTGATGCCTCCCAGCATGCTGCGCTCCATCGAGACGTGCTGGTATCTGGGAGATTTGTTCTGTAAAATACACAGCAGTCTTGATGTGACATTGTGCACCACATCAATTCTAAACCTCTGTATCATTTCTTTAGACAGATATTATGCCATATGTCACCCCTTTCAATATCACAGTAAAATGACATCACTTGCCACACTAGTTATGATTATTATCTGCTGGACTGTTTCAGCTGCTCTGGGGTTTGGCATGATCTTCATGGAGCTTAATATTCTTGGCATTGAggatttttattatgaaaatgttcaATGTGATGGAGGCTGTTTAATTTTGCATAGCAGAGAGGCAGCTTCTGTAATGTCACTGATCTGTTTTTATGTTCCTGCTTTTGTCATGCTCTGTGTGTACCTCAAGATCTTACATGCAGCTCAACGGCAGGTTCAGGCCATCCAGAGCgtaaattctgaatttaaaaaagaGGGGAAAGCCACTAAGACTTTAGCCATCGTCATGGGGGTGTTTCTGACCTTCTGgattcctttttttctttgcaatctTATCGATCCCTTCATCGGTTACTCTGTACCACCACTGCTGTTTGACTTGTTCCTGTGGGTCGGATATTATAATTCCACATGTAATCCCATAGTGTACGCCTTCTTTTACAGCTGGTTCAGACATGCTTTCAGAGTCATTCTATCCAAAGCAATATTTCAGACAAATTCTTCAAGAACTATACTGTTGTAA